A part of Arthrobacter dokdonellae genomic DNA contains:
- a CDS encoding thioredoxin domain-containing protein — MNRLAGEPSAYLRQHAGNPVDWQPFDDDAFAEARERNVPVFLSIGYAACHWCHVMAGESFEDPEIGAYLRGHFVSIKVDREERPDVDDAYMAATQALSGQGGWPMSVFLTPSGQAFYAGTYFPPRPVSGRPSFRQVLEAVVEAWTERPTEVLATAEAVAAALADPVWRVRADGGAGSDGPSGAVVVSSGSPDGSAWTRTLSAAAGEAVAAMAGAEDQVHGGLGTAPKFPPTPGLEFLIRHAAGDGESARKAFGLAGRTLGAMVNSALFDQVGGGFARYSVTADWSEPHYEKMLYDNAGLLRVLVHWVRLAEARPEELAAEAARLEAAGAADQVHHIHDTTGPVPLSVTDARRAVAATIGWLVAELRLPEGAFASSLDADTVIDGIHREGASYQWSLEDLRRAAGGQRAEAASDVGHFMGIPASGAAPLHPGRALTPEERAAWERLLPALREQRAARVMPARDDKVVASWNGMLLASLAEAAMVLGEPGWLEHAVELARYLRRVHWDGAVLRRVSHDGRAQGIEGLLEDYAACADGCFALYAATGDGQWFDFAAGLVAAAQRFVQDGTVFNSASGAGSMAGAPAGARFAEPFDSATAAPVALLSGSLVTYAAYTGSTGHRGLAENLLATVPELARRAPRSAGGVLAVAQAMAAGPVETAIVGRPGPGRDAMVRRAWASPAPGMVISVWDGSGAPAVPLLGGRALPDDAGPDVPPLAYVCRDMVCARPAASVEELGRLL, encoded by the coding sequence ATGAACCGGCTGGCCGGCGAACCGAGCGCCTACCTGCGCCAACATGCCGGGAACCCGGTGGACTGGCAGCCCTTTGACGACGACGCCTTTGCCGAAGCGCGGGAACGGAATGTTCCGGTGTTTCTCTCCATCGGCTACGCCGCCTGCCACTGGTGCCATGTCATGGCCGGGGAATCCTTTGAGGACCCGGAGATCGGGGCCTACCTGCGCGGGCATTTTGTCTCCATCAAGGTGGACCGCGAGGAACGCCCGGACGTGGACGATGCCTACATGGCCGCCACCCAAGCCCTGAGCGGGCAGGGCGGCTGGCCCATGAGCGTCTTCCTGACGCCGTCGGGCCAGGCATTTTACGCAGGGACCTACTTTCCGCCGCGGCCAGTCTCGGGACGGCCGTCCTTCCGGCAGGTGCTCGAGGCCGTGGTGGAGGCCTGGACCGAACGGCCCACGGAGGTCCTCGCCACCGCGGAAGCCGTCGCCGCGGCCCTGGCCGATCCGGTGTGGCGGGTTCGCGCGGACGGCGGGGCGGGCAGTGACGGTCCGTCAGGCGCCGTTGTTGTTTCGTCGGGCAGCCCGGACGGCTCCGCGTGGACGCGGACCCTTTCCGCCGCCGCCGGTGAAGCGGTGGCTGCCATGGCGGGTGCCGAAGACCAGGTCCACGGCGGTCTGGGCACGGCGCCGAAGTTCCCGCCCACGCCCGGACTGGAGTTCCTGATCAGGCATGCCGCCGGCGACGGGGAGTCGGCCCGCAAGGCGTTTGGCTTGGCCGGGCGGACGCTTGGCGCCATGGTCAACTCCGCGTTGTTCGACCAGGTAGGCGGCGGCTTTGCCCGCTACAGCGTCACGGCCGATTGGTCCGAGCCGCACTACGAAAAAATGTTGTACGACAACGCAGGCCTGCTGCGCGTCCTCGTCCACTGGGTTCGGCTGGCGGAAGCGCGGCCCGAGGAGCTTGCGGCGGAGGCTGCCAGGCTGGAGGCTGCCGGGGCGGCGGACCAGGTGCACCACATCCATGACACCACCGGGCCCGTGCCGCTGTCCGTCACCGACGCCCGCCGGGCCGTGGCGGCGACCATCGGCTGGCTCGTGGCCGAACTGCGGCTGCCGGAAGGCGCCTTCGCCTCCTCCCTGGACGCCGACACCGTCATCGACGGGATCCACCGTGAGGGGGCCAGCTACCAGTGGAGCCTCGAGGACCTGCGGCGGGCGGCAGGCGGGCAGCGTGCGGAAGCCGCGTCCGACGTCGGACATTTCATGGGGATTCCCGCTTCCGGGGCGGCCCCGCTCCACCCGGGAAGGGCGCTGACGCCGGAAGAGCGTGCGGCGTGGGAGCGCCTGCTTCCGGCGCTGCGGGAACAGCGGGCGGCCCGGGTGATGCCGGCCCGGGATGACAAGGTCGTGGCGTCGTGGAATGGCATGCTCCTGGCGTCGCTGGCGGAGGCTGCCATGGTTCTCGGCGAGCCCGGCTGGCTGGAGCACGCCGTCGAACTGGCACGGTATTTGCGCCGTGTCCACTGGGACGGGGCCGTGCTGCGGCGCGTTTCGCACGACGGCCGGGCGCAGGGGATCGAGGGGCTGCTGGAGGATTACGCGGCGTGCGCCGACGGCTGCTTTGCGCTCTACGCGGCAACGGGGGACGGCCAGTGGTTCGATTTTGCGGCCGGCCTGGTGGCCGCGGCACAGCGTTTTGTCCAGGACGGAACGGTGTTCAACAGCGCTTCCGGTGCGGGTTCGATGGCCGGCGCCCCGGCCGGCGCGCGGTTTGCCGAACCCTTCGACAGCGCGACCGCCGCACCGGTGGCCCTGCTGTCCGGCTCGCTGGTCACGTATGCGGCGTATACGGGGTCCACCGGCCACCGGGGGCTGGCGGAAAATTTGTTGGCGACGGTGCCGGAGCTGGCCCGGCGCGCGCCGCGTTCGGCCGGTGGCGTGCTCGCCGTGGCCCAGGCCATGGCGGCCGGCCCCGTGGAAACGGCCATCGTCGGCAGGCCGGGCCCCGGGCGTGACGCGATGGTCCGTAGGGCCTGGGCGTCGCCGGCGCCGGGCATGGTGATTTCCGTCTGGGACGGCTCGGGCGCCCCCGCGGTGCCGCTGCTTGGGGGCCGTGCGCTGCCCGACGACGCCGGGCCGGACGTCCCGCCCTTGGCCTACGTATGCCGCGACATGGTGTGTGCGCGGCCTGCCGCCTCCGTGGAGGAGCTCGGCAGGCTGCTCTGA
- the trhA gene encoding PAQR family membrane homeostasis protein TrhA, with protein MIFDMSPSLPADVKPSWRGWLHAGAAPVVLVAGLMLILLAPGTTARLTTAIYTGTGVLLFGTSALYHLVNWQPPAKLLLKRFDHSNIMLVIAGSYTPLSALMLPRSTATVLLWLIWTGAVLGVLFRVLWVGAPRWLYVPLYVLLGITALFFLPQFWAAGAVPTLLICLGGVFYISGAVIYGVKRPNFSVRHFGFHELFHALTVAGFASHFVAVALVLFG; from the coding sequence ATGATTTTTGACATGAGCCCCTCTCTACCGGCAGACGTAAAACCGAGCTGGCGGGGCTGGCTTCACGCAGGGGCAGCGCCGGTGGTCTTGGTAGCGGGTCTGATGCTGATCCTTCTGGCGCCGGGGACCACAGCCAGGTTGACCACGGCAATCTACACGGGCACGGGAGTGCTTTTATTTGGTACGAGTGCGCTATATCACCTCGTCAACTGGCAGCCGCCGGCCAAGTTGCTGCTGAAACGGTTCGACCACAGCAACATCATGCTGGTCATAGCCGGCTCCTACACGCCGCTCTCTGCGCTGATGCTGCCGCGTTCGACGGCGACCGTCCTGTTGTGGCTGATCTGGACCGGCGCCGTGCTCGGCGTTCTGTTTCGCGTTTTGTGGGTCGGGGCACCGCGGTGGCTGTACGTCCCCCTCTACGTGCTGCTCGGCATCACGGCGCTGTTCTTCCTGCCGCAGTTCTGGGCGGCGGGCGCGGTCCCCACCCTGCTGATTTGCCTGGGCGGGGTGTTTTACATATCCGGTGCCGTCATCTACGGCGTCAAGCGGCCCAACTTCAGCGTGCGCCACTTCGGCTTCCACGAGCTGTTTCACGCCCTGACGGTGGCGGGTTTCGCCTCCCACTTCGTCGCCGTGGCGCTGGTGCTGTTCGGATAG
- a CDS encoding isoprenyl transferase has product MRMPKFLYHYYERRLGRSLDLSSVPRHIGVMVDGNRRWARQFNAPTSQGHQAGADKILEFLGWCQDLGIKVVTLYMLSTDNMSRSPEELDELMGIIANTLDLLDADEDISVHAMGAPELLPDYLAQRLSSLTARVPAKERIHVNLAIGYGGRREIVDAVRELMHDADDAGRTMAEVADSLTVDDISRFLYTRGQPDPDLVIRTSGEQRLSGFLMWQSAYSEFYFCEALWPAFRRIDFLRALRDYAGRSRRFGG; this is encoded by the coding sequence ATGCGGATGCCGAAATTCCTGTACCACTACTACGAGCGCCGCCTTGGCCGGTCTCTTGACCTCAGCAGCGTGCCCCGGCACATCGGCGTCATGGTGGATGGGAACCGCCGCTGGGCCAGGCAGTTCAACGCACCCACCAGCCAGGGGCATCAAGCCGGCGCGGACAAGATTCTCGAGTTCCTGGGGTGGTGCCAGGACCTGGGCATCAAGGTCGTCACGCTCTACATGCTGTCCACGGACAACATGAGCCGTTCGCCCGAGGAACTGGACGAGCTCATGGGCATCATCGCCAACACCCTTGACCTGCTCGACGCCGACGAGGACATCAGCGTCCACGCCATGGGCGCCCCCGAGCTGCTCCCCGACTACCTCGCGCAGCGCCTGTCCTCCCTGACGGCCCGGGTTCCGGCCAAGGAGCGCATCCACGTCAACCTGGCCATCGGCTACGGGGGGCGCCGCGAGATTGTCGACGCCGTCCGTGAGCTCATGCACGACGCCGACGACGCGGGCCGCACCATGGCGGAAGTCGCGGACAGCCTGACCGTGGACGACATCTCCAGGTTCCTGTACACCCGGGGACAGCCGGACCCTGACCTGGTCATCAGGACTTCCGGGGAGCAGCGCCTGTCCGGCTTCCTCATGTGGCAGAGCGCGTACAGCGAGTTTTACTTTTGCGAGGCCCTCTGGCCGGCCTTTCGGCGCATCGACTTCCTGCGGGCCCTGCGCGACTACGCCGGGCGCAGCCGCCGATTCGGCGGCTAG
- a CDS encoding YoaK family protein: MAGVLSSAAGFVDAVGFIHLGGYFVSFMSGNSTRAGAALAEGNPRGFVLAMGLVAAFTAGVISASILRRLVPSRRRMWVLLYVTAALGLAVVLFDLDAAVWLAPPAMALAMGAENVIFERDGEVSIGLTYMTGTLVKMGQQMAAALTGGNRLGWVRYLFLWLSLTLGSIVGGFAYFALNLNALWVSVAIFLVVLAVNARSRAPEGVRPKS; the protein is encoded by the coding sequence ATGGCCGGCGTACTGTCGTCGGCCGCCGGTTTTGTTGACGCCGTCGGCTTCATCCATCTGGGTGGCTACTTCGTCTCCTTCATGAGCGGCAACTCCACCCGCGCCGGCGCGGCACTGGCCGAGGGGAACCCGCGCGGTTTCGTGTTGGCGATGGGCCTGGTGGCCGCGTTCACGGCCGGCGTCATTTCCGCGTCGATCCTGCGCCGCCTGGTCCCGTCCCGCAGACGCATGTGGGTGTTGCTGTACGTGACAGCGGCGCTGGGGCTCGCCGTCGTACTTTTTGACCTGGACGCGGCGGTGTGGCTGGCCCCGCCCGCCATGGCGCTGGCCATGGGCGCCGAGAACGTGATCTTTGAGCGCGACGGCGAGGTCAGCATTGGCCTGACGTACATGACGGGCACGCTGGTGAAGATGGGCCAGCAGATGGCGGCTGCGCTGACCGGCGGCAACCGGCTGGGCTGGGTGCGCTACCTTTTCCTGTGGCTCTCGCTGACGCTGGGGTCGATCGTGGGCGGCTTTGCCTATTTCGCGCTCAACCTCAACGCCCTGTGGGTTTCGGTGGCCATTTTCCTGGTGGTCCTGGCCGTCAATGCCCGCTCGCGAGCGCCTGAAGGCGTGCGGCCCAAGAGTTAA
- a CDS encoding PhoH family protein gives MKLERHAPHTAPARLRSYVIDTSVLLSDPRAILRFAEHEVIVPIVVISELESKRHDPELGYFARTALRLLDELREKHGGLANPISLGDDGGTFRVELNHISAEVLPAGFRGTDNDSRILAVAKNLANEGMDVTLVSKDVPMRVKASAMGLAADEYRNELVKDSGWTGVAEIDITEEEMAALYNHEAVAVPEAAVLPVNTSLVLTSSRGSALGRVGADQQVRLVKGDRDVFGLHGRSAEQRLALDLLMDPEVGIVSLGGRAGTGKSALALCAGLEAVLERNEHRKVVVFRPLYAVGGQELGFLPGSEGEKMNPWAQAVFDTLGSVVSDRVMDEIMERGLLEVLPLTHIRGRSLHDSFVIVDEAQSLEKNVLLTVMSRIGQNSKIVLTHDVAQRDNLRVGRHDGIAAVVETLKGHPLFGHVTLTRSERSPIAALVTEMLERAEI, from the coding sequence ATGAAACTCGAACGGCATGCACCGCACACGGCGCCCGCGAGGCTGCGGAGCTACGTCATTGACACCTCTGTGCTGCTTTCGGACCCGCGGGCCATCCTGCGCTTTGCGGAGCACGAGGTGATTGTTCCGATCGTGGTGATTTCGGAACTGGAGTCCAAGCGCCACGACCCCGAGCTGGGCTACTTTGCCCGCACGGCCCTGCGCCTGCTGGACGAGCTCCGCGAAAAGCACGGCGGCCTGGCCAACCCCATTTCCCTGGGGGACGACGGCGGGACCTTCCGTGTGGAGCTCAACCACATTTCCGCCGAGGTGCTTCCCGCCGGCTTCCGTGGGACGGACAACGATTCGCGCATCCTGGCCGTCGCCAAGAACCTGGCCAACGAGGGCATGGACGTGACGCTGGTGTCCAAGGACGTGCCCATGCGCGTGAAGGCCTCGGCCATGGGGCTGGCCGCCGACGAATACCGCAACGAGCTGGTCAAGGACTCGGGCTGGACCGGAGTGGCGGAAATCGACATAACCGAGGAGGAGATGGCGGCACTCTACAACCACGAGGCCGTCGCGGTCCCCGAGGCGGCGGTCCTGCCGGTCAACACCTCCCTGGTGCTGACCAGCAGCCGTGGTTCCGCGCTCGGCCGGGTGGGCGCGGACCAGCAGGTGCGCCTCGTCAAGGGCGACCGCGACGTGTTTGGGCTGCACGGGCGTTCGGCCGAGCAGCGCCTGGCCTTGGACCTGCTCATGGACCCCGAGGTCGGCATCGTCTCGCTGGGCGGGCGCGCCGGCACGGGCAAGAGCGCGCTCGCCCTGTGCGCCGGGCTCGAGGCGGTGCTGGAGCGCAACGAGCACCGCAAGGTGGTGGTCTTCCGGCCGCTCTATGCCGTGGGCGGGCAGGAGCTGGGCTTCCTGCCCGGCTCCGAAGGCGAGAAGATGAACCCCTGGGCACAGGCAGTCTTTGACACGCTGGGCTCAGTGGTCAGCGACCGGGTCATGGACGAGATCATGGAGCGCGGCCTGCTTGAGGTGCTGCCGCTGACACACATCCGTGGCCGCTCGCTGCACGACTCCTTCGTGATCGTCGATGAGGCGCAGTCGCTGGAAAAGAACGTGCTCCTGACGGTGATGAGCCGGATCGGCCAAAACTCCAAGATCGTCCTCACCCACGACGTCGCCCAGCGCGACAACCTCCGGGTCGGGCGCCACGACGGGATCGCCGCCGTCGTTGAAACCCTCAAGGGTCACCCGCTCTTTGGCCATGTCACCCTGACCCGCTCCGAGCGTTCGCCCATCGCCGCACTGGTCACCGAGATGCTGGAGCGCGCCGAAATCTAG
- a CDS encoding DMT family transporter — MPRQLPAPVRLGLAMVAGLALAVQSRITGTMGLRLGDGLAAALVSFGAGLLLMVVLALGTRGGRAGMAALRGGLARRELPRWYLVAGAVGAAVVFAQGVTVGTVGVALFTIALVAGQTVSGLLVDRMGFAAGGRKRLTAPRLAGSVLTMGAVVWAVSARFTALGPWGLSLLLLPLLAGLFYGFQQAMNGRIAAAAGTPLTATLTNFAAGTVVLLAAWLARLPFAPPAHALPHEWWLYCAGPLGVVVVFLSSALVRRIGVLLLGLGAVAGQLVGSLLLDLAFPTPATAVGTATVLGTALTLFAVLVAAAPWRRNPAPAHLPPVRASTARR; from the coding sequence ATGCCCCGACAGCTTCCTGCGCCGGTCCGCCTCGGCCTGGCCATGGTCGCCGGGCTGGCCCTTGCCGTGCAGTCCCGGATCACCGGAACCATGGGGCTGCGGCTGGGCGACGGCCTGGCCGCCGCGCTGGTCAGCTTTGGCGCCGGCCTGCTGCTCATGGTCGTGCTGGCCCTGGGCACGCGGGGCGGGCGGGCCGGGATGGCCGCCCTGCGCGGCGGCCTGGCCCGGCGCGAGCTGCCCCGCTGGTACCTGGTGGCCGGCGCGGTTGGCGCCGCAGTGGTTTTCGCCCAGGGGGTCACGGTCGGGACGGTCGGCGTGGCGCTGTTCACCATCGCCCTGGTGGCCGGACAGACCGTCAGCGGGCTGCTGGTCGACCGGATGGGCTTTGCGGCGGGCGGGAGAAAGCGGCTGACCGCCCCGCGACTGGCCGGTTCAGTGCTGACGATGGGCGCCGTCGTCTGGGCGGTCTCCGCCAGGTTCACCGCGCTCGGGCCGTGGGGCCTGTCCCTGCTTCTGCTGCCCCTGCTTGCGGGCCTGTTCTACGGGTTCCAGCAGGCGATGAACGGGCGCATCGCCGCGGCGGCCGGCACGCCGCTGACCGCCACCCTGACCAACTTCGCCGCCGGCACGGTGGTGCTCCTGGCGGCGTGGCTGGCCAGGCTGCCGTTCGCCCCGCCCGCGCACGCCCTGCCGCACGAGTGGTGGCTCTATTGCGCCGGGCCGCTGGGCGTCGTCGTGGTCTTCCTCAGCTCGGCGCTGGTGCGGCGGATCGGCGTCCTGCTGCTTGGACTGGGCGCCGTCGCCGGCCAGCTGGTCGGATCCCTGCTGCTCGACCTCGCCTTTCCCACGCCAGCCACGGCGGTCGGCACCGCCACCGTGCTCGGCACGGCCTTGACCCTGTTCGCCGTCCTGGTGGCGGCCGCGCCCTGGCGAAGGAACCCGGCGCCGGCCCACCTGCCGCCGGTGCGCGCCTCCACCGCTCGGCGCTAA
- a CDS encoding prepilin peptidase, producing the protein MVTRLLDLWEASHPAAVACAVAACLYLIVLAVTLSIIDIRTHTLPDRLVLPAYPVAGTLLGAGALLAGQPDHLWRAVAGLLVLAALYWVLWAVYPAGMGFGDVKLAGVLGLYLGFLGWNHVLLGAAAGFVAGGLWGIALIAARRGTVKSHIPFGPSMLAGTLATMLLLPA; encoded by the coding sequence ATGGTGACCCGGTTGCTGGACCTGTGGGAGGCGTCCCATCCCGCCGCGGTTGCCTGTGCCGTGGCGGCGTGCCTTTACCTGATCGTCCTTGCCGTAACGCTGAGCATCATCGACATCCGCACCCACACCCTGCCCGACCGCCTGGTCCTGCCGGCCTACCCCGTGGCCGGGACCCTGTTGGGTGCCGGCGCGCTGCTGGCCGGCCAGCCGGACCACCTGTGGCGGGCCGTCGCCGGGCTGCTGGTGCTCGCCGCCCTGTACTGGGTGCTCTGGGCGGTTTATCCGGCGGGCATGGGCTTTGGCGACGTCAAGCTGGCGGGCGTGCTGGGGCTCTACCTGGGCTTTCTGGGCTGGAACCACGTCCTTCTGGGCGCTGCGGCGGGATTCGTGGCCGGCGGACTATGGGGCATTGCCCTGATCGCCGCCCGGCGTGGGACAGTAAAGTCGCACATCCCGTTCGGCCCGTCCATGCTGGCGGGGACGCTGGCCACCATGCTGCTGCTCCCGGCCTGA
- a CDS encoding NUDIX hydrolase, whose product MGSPDFIVNLRKKIGHDPLWLPGVRGVVFDADGRVLLGERSDTGGWALITGILEPGEEPGPGMLREIFEETAVVAEIEHLLGIAAVGPVTFPNGDVCDFLNIEFIARHVSGTARVNDDESLAVGWFDTTELPPLRPGHLACIRRALAFDGEPHFQR is encoded by the coding sequence ATGGGCTCACCGGATTTCATTGTCAACCTACGCAAGAAGATCGGCCACGACCCGCTGTGGCTGCCCGGCGTGCGCGGCGTTGTTTTCGACGCCGACGGCCGCGTTCTGCTGGGGGAGCGATCCGACACCGGCGGCTGGGCGTTGATCACCGGGATCCTGGAGCCCGGTGAGGAGCCCGGCCCCGGGATGCTGCGGGAAATCTTCGAGGAAACGGCCGTCGTGGCCGAGATCGAGCACCTGCTGGGCATCGCCGCCGTGGGGCCCGTGACCTTCCCCAACGGCGACGTCTGCGACTTTTTGAACATCGAATTCATCGCCCGCCACGTCAGCGGCACCGCCCGCGTCAACGACGATGAATCCCTCGCCGTCGGCTGGTTCGACACTACGGAGCTGCCGCCCCTGCGCCCCGGCCACCTCGCCTGCATCCGGCGCGCTCTCGCGTTCGACGGCGAGCCGCACTTCCAGCGCTGA
- a CDS encoding MDR family MFS transporter translates to MSTAIKAGQPLLLTQKRIWIIFSALIAGMLLSSLDQTIVSTAMPTIVGKLGGVEHQTWITTAYLLATTIVMPIYGKFGDILGRRNLFLAAIAIFTLASLGCAFATGFWGFVIFRAIQGLGGGGLMILSQAIIADIVPANERGKYMGPLGAIFGLAAVAGPLLGGYFVDHLTWEWCFYINIPVGIAAFVIAFFTLTLPNKKAEKKIDLPGVLFLSIATTCLIFFTDFGGKAGGWTSVATWSWGAGLVAAVALFIFTEARAEDPIIPLSLFKNPIFLNSTAIGFVLGMGMFAALAFVPTFLQMSSGTSAAESGLLMLPMMAGLMGTSIWSGIRMTKTGKYKMFPIAGSVLTIITMWWMTTLSADTPIWVICAQLFVFGAGLGLIMQIVVIVVQNSVPAAQLGTATSTNNYFREVGSALGVAVFGAMFTTRLADSLTELFTKAGASPEQAGKSMATLDPQALAQLPPAIKDGIINAYANSLAPVFWYLIPFMVIALVLALTMKVIPLSDTAGMVARGEAIGGEEAVRLEAERAAGTSLGAVVAEEGTDTLLLTRDEDSTDQP, encoded by the coding sequence ATGAGTACCGCCATCAAGGCAGGGCAGCCGCTCCTGTTAACCCAAAAGAGAATCTGGATCATTTTCTCCGCGCTCATCGCGGGCATGCTGCTCTCCAGCCTCGACCAGACCATTGTTTCCACTGCCATGCCCACCATTGTGGGCAAACTGGGCGGCGTGGAGCATCAGACGTGGATCACCACGGCCTACCTGCTGGCCACCACCATCGTGATGCCCATCTACGGCAAGTTCGGTGACATCCTGGGCCGCCGGAACCTGTTCCTGGCCGCCATTGCCATCTTTACCCTGGCCTCCCTCGGCTGTGCGTTCGCCACCGGCTTCTGGGGCTTCGTGATCTTCCGCGCCATCCAGGGCCTGGGCGGCGGCGGCTTGATGATCCTTTCGCAGGCCATCATCGCGGACATTGTCCCAGCCAATGAGCGCGGCAAGTACATGGGCCCGCTGGGCGCGATCTTCGGCCTCGCGGCCGTCGCCGGCCCCCTCCTCGGCGGCTACTTCGTGGACCACCTGACGTGGGAATGGTGCTTTTACATCAACATCCCCGTGGGCATCGCGGCGTTCGTGATCGCGTTCTTCACGCTGACCCTGCCGAATAAAAAGGCCGAGAAAAAGATTGACCTTCCCGGCGTGCTGTTCCTTTCCATCGCCACCACCTGCCTGATCTTCTTCACCGACTTTGGCGGCAAGGCAGGCGGCTGGACGTCGGTGGCCACCTGGAGCTGGGGCGCGGGTCTGGTCGCCGCCGTCGCACTGTTCATCTTCACCGAGGCCCGCGCCGAGGACCCGATCATCCCGCTGTCGCTGTTCAAGAATCCGATCTTCCTGAACTCCACGGCCATCGGCTTTGTGCTGGGCATGGGCATGTTCGCCGCCCTGGCGTTTGTGCCGACGTTCCTGCAGATGTCCTCCGGGACGTCCGCGGCGGAGTCCGGCCTGCTCATGCTGCCCATGATGGCCGGCCTGATGGGAACGTCCATCTGGTCCGGCATCCGCATGACGAAGACCGGCAAGTACAAGATGTTCCCGATCGCCGGTTCCGTGCTGACCATCATCACCATGTGGTGGATGACCACGCTCTCCGCTGACACCCCCATCTGGGTCATCTGCGCCCAGCTGTTCGTGTTCGGCGCCGGGCTTGGCCTGATCATGCAGATCGTCGTCATCGTCGTGCAGAACTCCGTCCCGGCCGCCCAGCTGGGTACAGCCACCAGCACCAACAACTACTTCCGCGAGGTTGGCTCCGCCCTGGGCGTGGCCGTGTTTGGCGCCATGTTCACCACGCGCCTGGCCGACTCCCTGACCGAGCTGTTCACTAAGGCCGGCGCCTCTCCGGAACAGGCAGGGAAGTCCATGGCGACGCTTGACCCGCAGGCCTTGGCGCAGCTGCCCCCGGCCATCAAGGACGGCATCATCAACGCGTACGCCAACTCACTGGCCCCCGTGTTCTGGTACCTGATCCCGTTCATGGTGATCGCGCTGGTCCTGGCGCTGACGATGAAGGTCATCCCGCTCTCGGACACCGCCGGCATGGTGGCCCGCGGCGAGGCCATCGGCGGCGAGGAGGCCGTCCGTCTGGAGGCCGAGCGCGCCGCGGGTACCTCTCTTGGCGCCGTCGTTGCGGAGGAAGGTACCGACACGCTCCTGCTCACCCGGGATGAGGATTCCACGGACCAACCGTAA
- a CDS encoding TetR/AcrR family transcriptional regulator, with amino-acid sequence MTESANTCAVHGLRARKREATRSAITSAARRFTVNHGLNGFTIEQLCADVGISRRTFFNYFPSKEDAIVGHLLDEFPADAMAAFTDGGHGEGVARGPQGLTTTLLRDLFELTVAMTDQLDFTREDVRALIEVMKVEPQLMIKVMGGAEAREHEFAHVITEREGLPPDDPTALLVAGLFGTLSRRASQKFFSGENALAYRDILAGHLAQAQQFFAFPL; translated from the coding sequence GTGACTGAAAGTGCAAATACCTGTGCCGTGCATGGCCTGCGCGCGCGCAAGCGGGAGGCCACCCGGTCCGCCATCACGTCGGCGGCCCGGCGCTTCACCGTGAACCACGGCCTGAACGGCTTCACGATCGAGCAGCTGTGCGCGGATGTGGGCATCTCCCGCCGGACGTTCTTCAACTACTTCCCTTCCAAGGAAGACGCCATTGTGGGGCATCTGCTGGATGAGTTCCCGGCGGATGCCATGGCCGCATTCACTGACGGCGGGCATGGCGAGGGCGTGGCACGCGGGCCGCAGGGCCTGACCACCACGCTGCTGCGCGATCTTTTCGAACTGACGGTCGCCATGACGGATCAGCTGGACTTCACGCGGGAAGACGTCCGGGCGCTCATCGAGGTCATGAAGGTGGAGCCGCAGCTCATGATCAAGGTGATGGGCGGCGCCGAGGCCCGCGAGCACGAGTTTGCCCACGTCATCACCGAACGTGAAGGGCTGCCCCCGGACGACCCGACGGCGCTTCTGGTGGCCGGGCTCTTCGGCACACTGTCCAGGCGGGCCAGCCAAAAGTTCTTCTCCGGGGAAAACGCGCTGGCCTACCGTGACATCCTGGCCGGCCACCTCGCGCAGGCCCAACAATTCTTTGCTTTTCCACTCTGA